The following proteins are encoded in a genomic region of Microcoleus sp. FACHB-68:
- a CDS encoding PIN domain-containing protein, with amino-acid sequence MKVLLDTNIILDVALQRQPFFDQSNQVLTRVQQNQIKGYVSGSTFSDLYYLIRKAQGRERALDFLRRLATICRIATVDEAAIAIALTANFTDFEDAIQYSSAIINHLDAIITPNPQDYINATLQILTPTQLIQRLGS; translated from the coding sequence GTGAAAGTCCTCCTAGACACTAATATCATTCTGGATGTGGCGCTGCAACGACAGCCTTTTTTTGACCAAAGCAACCAAGTCTTGACACGGGTTCAGCAGAACCAAATAAAAGGCTATGTTTCTGGCTCAACCTTTAGCGATCTTTATTACCTTATCCGTAAAGCTCAAGGGCGAGAGAGGGCACTTGATTTCTTAAGGAGGCTCGCCACAATCTGCCGAATTGCAACGGTGGATGAAGCGGCGATTGCAATAGCACTCACTGCCAACTTCACAGACTTTGAAGATGCGATTCAGTACAGTAGTGCCATTATCAATCATCTCGATGCAATCATCACCCCCAACCCGCAAGACTACATCAATGCCACATTGCAAATTCTCACCCCCACCCAATTGATTCAGCGACTTGGGAGCTAA
- a CDS encoding orange carotenoid protein N-terminal domain-containing protein, with amino-acid sequence MTSGTSGAYDKGKEAFGSLDVDTQLAVLWFVYEKMGTSVTPAAPGASGSEIAQGLFNQVKDLSHEEQLQVQRDIAGKKSTEISRMYGSMSPETKLAFWYFLAQGMDSGTIIPMPPDYQLSPEGQNLLGQIESMDFQQQIDFLRGGVLPMGAEAASGASI; translated from the coding sequence ATGACATCTGGTACTAGCGGTGCTTACGATAAAGGTAAAGAAGCTTTTGGCAGCTTAGATGTAGACACTCAGCTGGCTGTGCTGTGGTTTGTTTACGAAAAAATGGGTACATCAGTCACACCGGCAGCTCCTGGCGCATCGGGTTCTGAAATCGCCCAAGGGTTGTTCAATCAAGTTAAAGACTTGTCCCATGAAGAACAGCTACAAGTTCAGCGGGATATTGCCGGCAAGAAAAGCACAGAAATCAGCCGGATGTATGGTTCCATGAGTCCTGAAACCAAGCTAGCTTTCTGGTATTTTCTCGCCCAAGGTATGGACAGCGGAACCATCATTCCCATGCCTCCAGACTATCAGCTTTCTCCAGAAGGGCAAAACCTCTTAGGGCAAATCGAGTCTATGGACTTTCAACAGCAGATCGATTTCCTGCGCGGTGGCGTATTGCCAATGGGTGCCGAAGCGGCCTCAGGTGCTAGCATTTAG
- the proS gene encoding proline--tRNA ligase, with protein sequence MRLSQMLFVTLREDPAEAEIPSHKLLLRAGYIRRIGSGIYAYLPLMWRVLRKVSQIVREEMDATGAQECLLPQLQPADLWRESGRWDTYTQAEGIMFALTDRQDRELGLGPTHEEVITTVAKEMIRSYRQLPLHLYQIQTKFRDEIRPRFGLMRGREFIMKDGYSFHTDEESLKKTYQDMDRAYSNMLRRCGLKFRPVDADSGAIGGSGSQEFMVLAEAGEDEVLYTEDGQYAANVEKAISLPADAETSPFTSYEKRETPGTDTIEKLGKFLKCSATQIVKNVLYQAVYDSGMTVLVIVSIRGDQDVNEVKLLNELTKQAEKYGSKTVLALSVPDADAQKKWAAQSLPLGYIAPNVEDSYIKSDKSVAPKFLRLVDQTAVDLKNFVTGSNESGYHVVGANWGEQFQLPEKVVDVRKAKAGDRASHNPSQTLQSARGIEVGHIFQLGIKYSKAMGATYTNEQGEEVPLVMGCYGVGVSRLAQSAVEQSYDKDGIIWPVAIAPYHAIITVPNVGDANQVEVAEKLYNELNQAGIETLLDDRDERAGVKFKDADLIGIPYRLVTGRSLKEGKLEVVERATHKSQEIPVGEVVETLKQWIEAAKQS encoded by the coding sequence ATGCGACTGTCACAGATGCTCTTTGTCACACTGCGGGAAGATCCAGCCGAAGCGGAAATTCCCAGCCATAAACTATTGCTACGCGCCGGCTATATCCGTCGCATTGGCAGCGGTATTTATGCTTACTTGCCCTTGATGTGGCGCGTACTGCGTAAAGTCAGCCAAATTGTGCGCGAAGAAATGGACGCCACCGGCGCACAAGAATGTCTCCTGCCACAACTACAGCCGGCTGATCTTTGGCGAGAATCCGGTCGCTGGGACACCTACACCCAAGCTGAAGGCATCATGTTTGCCCTCACAGACCGGCAAGACCGAGAATTAGGATTGGGGCCAACCCACGAAGAAGTGATCACAACCGTTGCCAAGGAAATGATCCGTTCTTATCGGCAACTTCCTCTGCACCTCTATCAAATTCAAACCAAATTCCGCGATGAAATTCGCCCTCGCTTCGGCTTAATGCGCGGACGGGAATTCATCATGAAAGATGGCTACTCTTTCCACACCGATGAAGAAAGCCTGAAAAAAACTTATCAAGATATGGATCGTGCCTACAGCAATATGCTGCGCCGGTGCGGTTTGAAATTTCGTCCGGTGGATGCAGATTCTGGGGCGATTGGTGGGTCGGGTTCCCAAGAATTTATGGTATTGGCAGAAGCCGGTGAAGATGAAGTTCTCTACACCGAAGATGGTCAATATGCTGCCAATGTGGAAAAAGCAATTTCCTTGCCGGCAGATGCAGAAACTTCACCCTTTACAAGTTATGAAAAACGGGAAACTCCCGGAACGGACACCATCGAAAAACTCGGCAAATTTCTCAAGTGTTCTGCTACCCAAATTGTCAAAAATGTGCTTTATCAAGCCGTCTATGACAGCGGCATGACTGTGCTGGTAATCGTTAGCATCCGAGGCGATCAAGATGTTAATGAAGTCAAATTACTGAATGAGCTGACAAAGCAAGCAGAGAAATACGGCTCTAAAACCGTTCTTGCCCTTAGTGTACCCGATGCAGACGCGCAAAAGAAATGGGCAGCTCAATCCCTACCTTTAGGGTATATCGCGCCTAATGTGGAAGATAGCTACATTAAATCTGATAAAAGTGTAGCGCCCAAATTTTTACGCTTAGTCGATCAAACAGCGGTTGATTTAAAAAACTTCGTCACCGGCTCTAATGAATCAGGCTATCACGTCGTTGGTGCAAATTGGGGCGAACAATTTCAACTGCCAGAAAAAGTTGTTGATGTCCGCAAAGCCAAAGCCGGTGATCGTGCTAGCCACAACCCCAGCCAAACTCTGCAAAGTGCCAGAGGAATTGAAGTGGGTCACATCTTCCAACTCGGCATCAAATATTCTAAAGCAATGGGAGCGACCTACACGAATGAACAAGGGGAAGAAGTGCCTCTCGTCATGGGTTGCTACGGGGTTGGCGTCTCTCGGTTAGCTCAATCAGCCGTTGAGCAATCTTATGACAAAGATGGGATTATTTGGCCGGTAGCCATTGCACCTTATCATGCGATCATTACCGTCCCAAATGTGGGAGACGCAAACCAAGTAGAAGTTGCAGAAAAACTCTACAACGAGTTAAATCAAGCCGGCATCGAAACACTTTTAGATGACCGAGATGAGCGTGCCGGTGTCAAATTTAAAGACGCGGACTTAATTGGAATTCCCTACCGGCTCGTTACAGGACGCTCTCTCAAAGAAGGGAAACTAGAAGTTGTAGAACGCGCGACTCACAAATCTCAAGAAATTCCTGTTGGTGAAGTTGTGGAAACTTTAAAACAGTGGATTGAGGCAGCCAAACAATCGTAA
- a CDS encoding DUF6714 family protein, whose translation MYPCPCCGYRTLGEKPPGTYLICPICCWKDAADEIFLHWAQQNFLAFGACEQEWLDYVRAATPTDQRDPDWLTLDEKACAAGSLLIKQITKAFEGVTRDGGVSLHEAREIDHHEGAEGRAEARKKDTDCRWQDVPDEWIEYFYDVFPFFDAKGFRYYLPAYMVWTLKNYITSESNSVDFTIYTLSAYERVDDPYYRFRLLNAEQSKAVCNFLKFMATYGAYWVDAGAARRALNQYWDQVNPGECK comes from the coding sequence ATGTATCCCTGTCCATGTTGCGGCTACAGAACCCTGGGTGAAAAACCACCGGGGACATACTTGATTTGCCCGATTTGCTGTTGGAAAGATGCGGCAGACGAAATTTTCCTGCATTGGGCACAGCAAAACTTTCTCGCTTTCGGCGCTTGTGAGCAGGAATGGCTCGATTATGTTCGCGCTGCCACACCTACCGATCAGCGAGATCCTGATTGGCTAACGCTTGATGAGAAAGCTTGCGCCGCCGGCTCACTGTTGATCAAACAAATTACCAAAGCATTTGAGGGCGTCACTCGCGACGGCGGCGTTTCACTGCACGAAGCGCGAGAAATTGACCACCATGAAGGCGCAGAGGGACGCGCTGAAGCTCGTAAGAAAGACACAGACTGCCGGTGGCAAGATGTTCCAGATGAGTGGATTGAATATTTTTACGATGTCTTTCCTTTTTTTGATGCCAAAGGATTTCGATACTATCTTCCTGCTTATATGGTTTGGACGCTCAAGAATTACATAACCAGTGAATCAAATTCTGTTGATTTCACTATTTATACTTTGAGTGCTTATGAAAGAGTAGATGACCCTTACTATCGCTTTCGCTTACTCAATGCGGAGCAGTCAAAAGCTGTGTGTAACTTCCTAAAATTTATGGCGACTTATGGTGCTTATTGGGTCGATGCCGGTGCTGCTAGGAGAGCATTGAATCAATATTGGGACCAGGTAAACCCTGGGGAGTGTAAATAG
- a CDS encoding DICT sensory domain-containing protein: MLKGSIVQQLDAAHRTGKRPIRFGVYYKNTLVALCHALEDWILNSASSPIVIAAFQRGKWYLQEADRYNDLAKKSRNVVIMAAAESGFGEHPTSQMPNVDLVSLDPSDPVAQEWHLMILSPTYTAVVLCQELSEEDYGPAGFPQEDRDRKFYGLWTFEPELVKETVELAIEHIGRYNPELAQALTAQVQAITEEAVAQERDDLSEIVSRVVEYLQTSQLELTGSIPDAHSFSSQQALDRNLVSNEIQAFLRMAQLMDLADTTNPMAAAEVVALAEMLGQLLDLPAWQMKRLHLAALLHRLEPLQGVESVLSSGSSSGGEEHGPCCPLVQGAQVLRRMPQLRAVARILTHEAEWWNGTGLPGGMAGEEIPLESRILALAADFQQRVALHRANQPDDGSGGNYAAQALAECQAQQGERWDPKLVDTLALLVMGLQQGLTLPVSAPNMTAGMWLLDFRVDSEAKAGETTSTYSSGGRYES, from the coding sequence ATGTTAAAAGGCTCTATTGTGCAGCAGCTCGACGCCGCACATCGAACCGGCAAAAGACCTATAAGATTCGGGGTCTATTACAAAAACACTCTAGTTGCCCTTTGCCACGCCCTAGAGGACTGGATCTTGAACTCCGCCAGTTCACCCATCGTCATCGCCGCATTCCAACGGGGCAAATGGTATTTGCAGGAAGCTGATCGCTATAACGATTTGGCGAAAAAGTCCCGCAACGTCGTGATTATGGCAGCAGCGGAGAGCGGCTTTGGGGAACATCCCACCAGCCAAATGCCAAACGTGGATTTAGTCAGCTTAGATCCATCTGACCCGGTGGCTCAAGAGTGGCATTTGATGATTTTGTCACCCACATACACAGCAGTCGTACTTTGTCAAGAGCTGTCTGAGGAAGATTATGGGCCGGCTGGCTTCCCCCAAGAAGACCGAGATCGGAAATTTTATGGCTTATGGACATTTGAACCAGAACTCGTAAAAGAAACCGTAGAATTAGCAATCGAGCATATCGGGCGCTACAACCCAGAACTGGCGCAAGCTTTAACCGCTCAAGTCCAAGCCATTACCGAGGAAGCCGTTGCCCAGGAGCGAGACGACCTGAGCGAAATTGTCTCCCGCGTGGTGGAATACTTGCAGACGAGCCAGCTTGAATTAACCGGCAGCATTCCGGACGCTCATTCATTCTCCAGCCAACAAGCGCTAGATCGGAACTTGGTTTCTAACGAAATCCAGGCATTTTTGCGAATGGCGCAATTGATGGATCTCGCTGACACCACCAACCCAATGGCAGCAGCGGAAGTCGTGGCACTGGCAGAAATGCTCGGGCAACTGCTGGATTTACCGGCATGGCAAATGAAGCGGCTGCATCTAGCAGCTTTACTCCACCGGCTTGAACCTTTGCAAGGCGTTGAAAGTGTCCTCAGCAGTGGATCTTCCTCTGGTGGCGAGGAACATGGGCCTTGCTGTCCCTTGGTACAGGGAGCGCAAGTGTTGCGAAGGATGCCGCAATTACGAGCCGTTGCGCGAATCCTTACCCATGAGGCAGAGTGGTGGAATGGAACCGGCTTGCCGGGTGGGATGGCCGGCGAAGAAATTCCTTTAGAATCGAGAATTTTAGCCTTAGCGGCAGACTTTCAACAGCGAGTGGCCCTTCACCGAGCCAATCAACCTGATGACGGTTCAGGAGGAAATTACGCGGCCCAGGCTTTAGCAGAGTGTCAGGCGCAGCAAGGCGAACGCTGGGACCCCAAACTTGTCGATACTTTGGCGCTTTTGGTGATGGGTTTACAACAAGGTTTAACCCTGCCGGTGAGTGCGCCTAACATGACAGCCGGAATGTGGTTGTTAGATTTCCGGGTCGATAGTGAAGCAAAAGCCGGCGAAACCACTAGCACTTACAGCAGCGGAGGACGCTATGAATCTTGA
- a CDS encoding peptidoglycan-binding protein, with product MQLFDKQLSSQATAQLNKPQLTLGSKGDAVKELQKLLNHWGYYLPIDGTFGQTTLDIVKAFQRRVFLKADGVVGNLTWQALYTGAPVNMPILQRGSKGQAVITLQETLQITGHYTGRLDGDFGATTDAAVRSFQKDADLIADGIVGSKTWYALSKIFVPMGC from the coding sequence ATGCAACTGTTTGACAAGCAACTTTCCTCCCAAGCTACCGCTCAACTGAACAAGCCTCAACTGACACTTGGATCAAAAGGCGATGCCGTTAAAGAACTGCAAAAGCTTCTCAACCACTGGGGTTACTACCTTCCGATTGACGGAACCTTTGGACAGACAACCTTAGACATTGTGAAAGCTTTTCAGCGCCGCGTCTTCCTCAAAGCCGATGGCGTTGTCGGGAATTTAACCTGGCAAGCGCTTTACACCGGCGCTCCCGTTAATATGCCGATTTTGCAACGGGGAAGCAAAGGTCAAGCAGTCATTACACTTCAAGAAACGCTTCAAATTACAGGCCACTATACAGGCCGGCTGGACGGAGACTTTGGCGCAACGACTGATGCTGCCGTTCGCAGTTTCCAGAAAGATGCCGATTTAATCGCTGATGGCATTGTTGGTTCTAAAACCTGGTACGCTCTGAGCAAAATTTTTGTCCCAATGGGGTGCTAA
- a CDS encoding acetoacetate decarboxylase family protein yields the protein MAYPKAPWKLQGYAIQTGQLVDIEQARPFIPPEFEIISVLPGKTLGGVYASRYESGSALEYSELIVVAGLVSYAGNWGAWISHIYVDNPDSVAGGREIWGLPKELAEFTWDKREDSSQVAVRQGNRKLCRFSTTNMVLPFSTGFPLPLSGPVLSALNSDVLLFKGEFNSPLELVNGKLDIPTESPFARLNLDKPLLTVKCQSLQILVNAPEVVGQKSVDFSYQ from the coding sequence ATGGCTTATCCAAAAGCACCTTGGAAACTTCAAGGTTACGCTATCCAGACTGGGCAGTTAGTTGATATTGAACAAGCTCGTCCATTCATTCCCCCAGAGTTTGAAATTATTTCTGTGTTGCCTGGAAAAACGTTAGGTGGGGTTTATGCTTCCCGCTACGAATCAGGTTCAGCGCTGGAGTACAGCGAGTTAATAGTTGTCGCCGGCTTGGTTAGCTATGCCGGCAACTGGGGAGCTTGGATTTCTCATATTTATGTAGATAATCCTGATTCGGTTGCCGGCGGTCGAGAAATTTGGGGTTTGCCGAAAGAATTAGCTGAGTTTACTTGGGATAAACGCGAAGATTCATCTCAGGTTGCTGTCCGTCAAGGCAACCGAAAATTGTGCCGATTCAGCACCACAAATATGGTACTACCGTTCTCTACAGGTTTCCCTCTGCCTTTAAGTGGGCCGGTTCTCAGTGCCTTAAATTCTGATGTGCTGCTGTTTAAAGGTGAGTTTAATTCTCCTTTAGAGCTAGTTAATGGGAAATTGGATATCCCAACAGAGAGTCCTTTTGCACGTTTAAATTTAGATAAACCTCTGCTAACGGTTAAATGCCAATCGTTGCAAATTTTGGTTAATGCGCCAGAAGTGGTGGGTCAAAAATCTGTTGATTTCAGCTATCAGTAA
- the dnaK gene encoding molecular chaperone DnaK encodes MGKVVGIDLGTTNSCVAVMEGGKPTVIANAEGFRTTPSVVAFAKNGDRLVGQIAKRQAVMNPENTFYSVKRFIGRRFDEVTHESTEVSYKVLRDGNGNVKIDCPTAGKQFAPEEISAQVLRKLVDDASKYLGETVTQAVITVPAYFNDSQRQATKDAGKIAGLEVLRIINEPTAASLAYGLDKKSNETILVFDLGGGTFDVSILEVGDGVFEVLATSGDTHLGGDDFDKKIVDYLAGSFQKAEGIDLRKDKQALQRLTEAAEKAKIELSSVTQAEINLPFITATQEGPKHLDMTLTRAKFEELCADLIDRCRVPVENAVRDAKIDKSALDEVVLVGGSTRIPAVHELVKRVLNKEPNQSVNPDEVVAVGAAIQAGVLAGEVKDILLLDVSPLSLGVETLGGVMTKIIPRNTTIPTKKSEVFSTAVDGQTNVEIHVLQGEREMSNDNKSLGQFRLDGIPSAPRGVPQIEVTFDIDANGILNVTAKDKGTGKEQSISITGASTLPNDEVDRMVKEAERNAETDRERREKIDLKNQADSLAYQAEKQLKDLGDKVQAADKTKVEGLVKDLREAISKEDFDRIKTLTGELQQALYAVGSNIYQQAGGGEAPEGPTPDGAGDEPKSAGGEDDVIDAEFSETK; translated from the coding sequence ATGGGAAAAGTTGTTGGAATTGATTTAGGAACCACTAACTCTTGCGTCGCCGTTATGGAAGGTGGCAAACCCACCGTAATCGCGAATGCAGAAGGTTTCCGCACGACACCGTCAGTCGTCGCCTTCGCAAAAAATGGCGATCGCTTGGTTGGCCAAATTGCCAAGCGCCAAGCGGTGATGAACCCTGAAAATACTTTTTACTCCGTCAAGCGCTTCATCGGGCGTCGCTTTGACGAAGTCACCCACGAATCAACCGAAGTTTCTTACAAAGTCCTGCGGGATGGCAACGGCAACGTCAAAATTGACTGCCCGACTGCCGGCAAACAATTTGCCCCGGAAGAAATCTCGGCGCAAGTTCTGCGGAAACTGGTAGACGATGCCAGCAAGTACCTCGGTGAAACTGTTACCCAAGCGGTAATCACGGTGCCGGCTTACTTTAACGACTCCCAGCGTCAAGCAACGAAAGACGCGGGTAAGATTGCCGGTTTGGAAGTTCTGCGGATTATCAACGAACCGACTGCCGCTTCTCTTGCCTATGGTTTAGACAAGAAGAGCAACGAAACCATCTTGGTGTTTGACTTGGGTGGTGGTACGTTCGACGTGTCCATCTTGGAAGTGGGCGACGGTGTGTTTGAAGTGTTGGCAACCTCTGGTGACACTCACCTGGGTGGCGACGACTTCGACAAGAAGATCGTAGACTACCTCGCCGGCTCATTCCAAAAGGCTGAAGGCATCGATCTCCGCAAAGACAAGCAAGCCCTGCAACGTCTGACGGAAGCGGCTGAAAAAGCCAAGATTGAACTTTCTAGCGTCACTCAAGCTGAAATCAACTTGCCTTTCATCACGGCAACCCAGGAAGGGCCAAAACACCTGGATATGACCCTGACACGGGCTAAGTTTGAAGAACTGTGTGCCGATTTGATTGATCGCTGCCGCGTGCCGGTGGAAAACGCAGTGCGCGATGCCAAAATCGACAAGAGTGCCCTGGATGAAGTGGTGCTAGTCGGTGGTTCTACCCGGATTCCTGCTGTTCACGAATTGGTGAAGCGCGTTCTGAATAAGGAACCCAACCAAAGCGTGAACCCGGATGAAGTGGTTGCCGTGGGTGCAGCAATTCAAGCGGGTGTGCTTGCCGGCGAAGTCAAAGACATCTTGCTACTCGACGTATCCCCCCTGTCTCTGGGTGTGGAAACCTTGGGCGGCGTGATGACCAAGATTATCCCTCGCAACACCACAATTCCTACCAAGAAGTCGGAAGTGTTCTCGACGGCTGTAGACGGTCAAACCAACGTCGAAATCCACGTTCTGCAAGGCGAACGGGAAATGTCCAACGACAACAAGAGTCTGGGACAGTTCCGCCTCGATGGCATTCCTTCTGCGCCTCGTGGTGTGCCTCAAATTGAAGTCACCTTCGACATTGATGCTAACGGTATCTTGAATGTGACGGCTAAGGATAAGGGCACCGGCAAGGAACAATCCATCAGCATCACCGGCGCTTCTACCCTTCCCAACGATGAAGTTGATCGGATGGTGAAGGAAGCCGAACGCAATGCCGAAACTGACCGGGAACGTCGTGAAAAGATTGATCTGAAGAACCAAGCCGACTCTTTGGCTTACCAAGCTGAAAAGCAGCTTAAGGATCTAGGCGACAAGGTACAGGCTGCTGATAAGACCAAGGTTGAAGGATTGGTTAAAGACCTGCGTGAGGCTATCAGCAAGGAAGATTTCGACCGGATCAAGACACTCACGGGCGAACTGCAACAAGCTCTCTACGCAGTCGGTAGCAATATCTATCAGCAAGCCGGTGGCGGTGAGGCTCCTGAAGGCCCAACTCCCGACGGTGCTGGCGATGAGCCGAAATCTGCCGGTGGCGAAGATGATGTGATTGATGCTGAGTTCTCTGAAACGAAGTAG
- a CDS encoding Hsp20/alpha crystallin family protein, which yields MMTRMYMQPWRELATMQNQLERMFGLPQTRNCAAVNSSQSGISWTPAIELQNTETALILRAEVPGVEAKDLDVRVSRQAVVLSGQYQHKQTDNQGRYRTEFRYGNFQRVIQLPMPVLNDQLQAELKDGILTLTLPKESSVRPKVFKVNIVDATDATPAPAETAVETEPAIAPAVAQEADSDIPATPENSKVVAPADAEVTEDVWNAA from the coding sequence ATGATGACACGGATGTATATGCAACCTTGGCGCGAACTTGCTACCATGCAAAATCAACTAGAGCGTATGTTCGGACTTCCTCAAACCAGGAATTGTGCTGCCGTTAACTCCTCACAATCGGGTATTAGCTGGACACCGGCAATAGAATTGCAAAATACAGAAACCGCGTTAATTTTACGTGCGGAAGTTCCCGGTGTCGAAGCCAAAGATTTGGATGTGCGAGTCAGCCGGCAAGCTGTAGTGCTCAGCGGTCAATATCAGCACAAACAAACGGATAATCAAGGACGCTACCGCACAGAATTCCGGTATGGCAATTTCCAGCGCGTGATTCAATTGCCGATGCCGGTGCTTAATGATCAACTGCAAGCTGAACTCAAAGATGGCATTCTCACCTTAACTTTGCCAAAAGAGTCATCTGTACGTCCGAAGGTGTTTAAAGTCAACATTGTTGACGCAACAGATGCCACTCCCGCACCCGCTGAGACTGCGGTTGAAACTGAACCAGCTATTGCCCCGGCAGTTGCACAAGAAGCTGATAGCGACATCCCAGCGACTCCTGAGAATAGCAAAGTCGTTGCGCCGGCAGATGCAGAAGTCACCGAAGATGTCTGGAATGCCGCTTAA
- a CDS encoding pentapeptide repeat-containing protein yields MNLEALRSGKTKQFPGADLEDEDLSDLTLSGINLAGANLVGTNFAGSNLERARLDGANLLGAQLVRADLRANFLGANLMQADLTGADLRGSNLRGANLMAAKLTEASFAGAFLSGANLMNVNLQGVDLRSTDLRGANLTGANLSGANLSRADLQGALLSDANLEEADLRGANLSGANLSGANLLCAELQDANLEGVVLTGACLVGTAVAQPISR; encoded by the coding sequence ATGAATCTTGAAGCGCTGCGATCAGGCAAAACCAAACAGTTTCCAGGCGCAGATTTGGAAGATGAAGACCTTTCAGATTTAACGCTGAGTGGAATTAATCTTGCCGGTGCTAATTTAGTTGGCACTAATTTTGCCGGTTCCAACCTGGAAAGAGCGCGTTTAGATGGCGCGAATTTGCTCGGTGCCCAGCTTGTGAGAGCTGATCTGCGGGCGAATTTCTTAGGAGCAAATTTAATGCAAGCCGACTTAACCGGCGCTGACTTGCGCGGTAGCAATCTGCGAGGGGCTAATTTAATGGCTGCTAAACTCACAGAGGCATCCTTTGCCGGCGCTTTTTTAAGCGGGGCAAATTTGATGAATGTGAATTTGCAGGGAGTAGACTTGCGGAGTACAGACTTACGAGGTGCCAATCTCACCGGCGCTAATCTTAGCGGCGCTAATTTAAGTCGAGCTGATCTGCAAGGCGCATTATTAAGTGATGCAAATTTGGAAGAGGCGGATCTGCGAGGTGCAAATCTTTCGGGTGCAAATCTTTCGGGTGCAAATTTACTCTGTGCTGAGTTGCAGGATGCGAACTTGGAAGGTGTGGTGCTTACGGGTGCCTGTCTTGTGGGGACTGCGGTTGCACAGCCGATATCTAGATAA
- a CDS encoding DUF2993 domain-containing protein yields the protein MEFFAIFLSLLLSVISPAGLILDNTAEKAIRSQFEKVEQLQVRVDNAPSYQIVEGKIGRVRVAGRGLWLTEDFRIADLEVETDPINVDIGRLRKGGTRDFSALREPAQGGVRLVLTEEDINKALQGPDVTSRLRNLGIRVLGSQEAEQLQRYDIVNPRVEFLDNNRLRFQVEIQERGYSEQLAITVESGLSIISGRQLQLIDLAVLVNGEPAPARLVKGLSQGISRQLDLQTLERSGILARLLQLKITSEQLEMAAFVQVKPR from the coding sequence ATGGAATTTTTTGCCATCTTCCTGTCACTTTTGCTTTCTGTTATTTCCCCAGCCGGCCTCATTCTTGACAACACTGCCGAAAAGGCAATCCGCTCTCAATTTGAAAAAGTTGAGCAACTGCAAGTGCGCGTTGATAATGCTCCGAGCTATCAAATTGTGGAGGGGAAAATAGGACGGGTACGAGTTGCCGGTAGAGGTTTGTGGCTGACTGAAGATTTCCGAATAGCCGATTTAGAAGTAGAAACCGATCCAATTAATGTTGATATCGGGCGCTTGCGAAAGGGTGGGACGCGCGATTTCTCAGCGCTGCGGGAGCCGGCACAGGGTGGGGTGCGTTTGGTTTTAACCGAGGAAGATATCAATAAAGCCTTGCAAGGGCCAGATGTCACAAGCCGGCTGCGAAATCTGGGGATTCGTGTGTTGGGGAGTCAAGAAGCTGAGCAATTGCAACGCTATGACATTGTCAACCCACGGGTAGAATTTTTAGACAACAACCGGCTGCGTTTTCAAGTGGAAATTCAGGAAAGGGGCTATTCAGAACAACTGGCGATTACCGTTGAATCAGGACTAAGCATTATTTCAGGCCGGCAGTTACAATTAATTGACTTGGCCGTGCTGGTAAATGGGGAACCCGCACCGGCTCGCTTAGTTAAAGGTTTATCTCAGGGAATCAGCCGGCAACTGGATCTCCAAACTTTAGAGAGATCCGGAATTCTCGCGCGGCTTTTACAATTAAAAATAACCTCGGAACAATTAGAGATGGCGGCATTTGTGCAAGTCAAACCGCGATGA